The following proteins are encoded in a genomic region of Limosilactobacillus reuteri subsp. reuteri:
- the thiD gene encoding bifunctional hydroxymethylpyrimidine kinase/phosphomethylpyrimidine kinase has translation MTNPTIQAVTIAGHDSDGSAGMPADLHAFFADGVYGHGILTAAVSGNSYGITSSQVMPQEFIAEQFKVLSEDFDIKAAKTGMLANDDVINVVADNYSPEHFGPLVVDPVIITKHGAMLLEQSAYELFRERIIPLATVITPNFYEAQKLTGIEMTTDEERVKAAHYLQDLGAKNVVIKGAHNDDSQTTVDDFVLLEDGDSFWLKKPFVKTDRLNGTGDSFSAIIAAELAKGNNVKISVTKAKDAVYAAIANPLTVGHKFGPINHWDAQKELH, from the coding sequence ATGACAAACCCTACAATTCAAGCTGTCACAATTGCAGGTCATGATTCGGACGGGAGTGCTGGAATGCCCGCTGACCTTCATGCCTTTTTTGCGGATGGCGTATATGGTCACGGTATTTTAACTGCCGCTGTTTCCGGAAATTCTTACGGGATCACCTCTTCCCAAGTAATGCCGCAAGAATTTATTGCCGAACAGTTTAAGGTATTAAGTGAAGATTTTGACATCAAAGCAGCCAAAACTGGAATGCTTGCTAATGACGATGTAATTAATGTCGTTGCTGATAACTATTCGCCTGAACATTTTGGCCCGTTAGTTGTTGACCCTGTGATTATTACTAAGCACGGTGCAATGTTGCTTGAACAATCCGCCTATGAACTATTTCGTGAACGAATTATTCCCCTTGCAACTGTTATTACCCCTAATTTCTATGAAGCACAAAAATTAACAGGAATTGAAATGACCACAGATGAAGAACGGGTTAAAGCAGCTCATTATCTTCAAGACTTAGGGGCAAAAAATGTGGTGATTAAGGGCGCGCATAATGATGATAGCCAAACAACTGTTGATGACTTTGTTCTTCTTGAAGACGGTGATAGCTTCTGGCTCAAAAAACCTTTTGTTAAGACAGATCGATTGAATGGAACCGGGGATAGTTTCTCCGCAATCATTGCTGCCGAGCTTGCGAAGGGAAATAATGTTAAAATATCAGTAACAAAGGCTAAAGATGCCGTTTACGCAGCAATCGCAAATCCATTAACGGTTGGTCATAAATTTGGCCCAATCAATCATTGGGATGCGCAAAAGGAGCTGCATTAG
- a CDS encoding L-lactate dehydrogenase, with translation MLDTYRHKVVLIGDGAVGSSFAFSLLQSTNEVDELVLVDRTRSKAVGDAADLADITPLTNPVKIYAGTYEDAADADVVVITAGIPRKPGETRLDLVNKNTTILKSIIEPIVKSGFTGVFVISSNPVDILTTIAQRISGFPKERVIGTGTSLDSMRLRVLLSKKLHLSVNVIDALMLGEHGDTSFAAFNEITIGGKALNTITALSNTDKSEIEKAVHEAGSQIIANKGATFYGIAKCLSYITRAIIENRSLVLPISAPLDGQYGIKGLYLGTPAIINSQGIGQVVEYPLTSDEVKKMQQSAEAMHQVLAKIEI, from the coding sequence ATGCTTGATACGTATAGGCACAAAGTTGTATTAATAGGTGACGGGGCTGTCGGCTCATCATTTGCATTTTCATTATTGCAGTCAACAAATGAGGTCGATGAATTGGTACTGGTGGATCGTACAAGGTCAAAAGCAGTTGGGGATGCGGCTGATCTTGCTGATATTACACCCCTGACAAACCCAGTAAAGATTTATGCGGGAACCTATGAAGATGCTGCTGATGCTGACGTAGTTGTTATTACGGCTGGGATTCCCCGTAAACCTGGTGAAACTCGTTTAGACCTTGTTAATAAAAACACTACGATTCTTAAGTCAATTATTGAACCAATTGTCAAAAGCGGATTCACTGGTGTTTTCGTTATCTCGAGCAATCCTGTTGATATCCTTACAACAATTGCGCAGCGAATCAGCGGGTTTCCTAAAGAACGTGTTATTGGGACCGGAACTTCTCTTGATTCAATGCGGCTACGGGTCCTCTTAAGCAAGAAATTACACCTATCCGTCAATGTCATCGATGCCTTAATGCTTGGCGAACATGGTGATACTTCTTTTGCGGCCTTTAATGAAATCACAATCGGTGGAAAGGCCCTCAATACAATTACTGCCCTTTCAAATACTGATAAAAGTGAAATTGAAAAAGCAGTTCACGAAGCTGGCAGTCAAATAATTGCCAATAAAGGGGCTACTTTCTACGGAATTGCTAAATGCCTCTCGTATATTACACGGGCAATCATCGAAAACCGTAGTCTTGTCCTACCGATTTCGGCTCCGCTTGATGGACAGTACGGAATTAAGGGCCTGTACTTAGGCACGCCTGCCATCATTAATAGTCAAGGAATCGGCCAGGTCGTTGAATATCCATTAACATCAGATGAAGTTAAAAAGATGCAACAGTCTGCTGAAGCGATGCATCAAGTTTTAGCTAAGATTGAGATCTAA
- the argS gene encoding arginine--tRNA ligase translates to MSDKQQVAAALAQALPEMDVKEIEAKIERPKDSSNGDYAFPTFFLAKTLHKAPQMIASELVEKVDQNGFEKVVVAGPYINFFLDKAQVGAKILQTILADPEHYGEIDLGHQSNVTIDYSSPNIAKPMGMGHLRSTMIGEAVARILEKVNYNLIRIDYLGDWGTQFGKLMAAYEMWGDEAEVKKDPINTLLKYYVRINNEADEHPEYTEAGRNWFAKLEHGDEEAWRLWHWFREVSLERFQRVYKMLDVNFDSFNGEAFSAQKMEEPIQLLRDKDLLKPSRGAEIVDLDEYNLPPLLIIKSNGTTTYITRDLATALFRKRMYGHAKSLYVVGAEQETYFKQLRAALKEMGFNWWDQIEHISFGLMNLNGKKMSTRKGNVVSLEDVLNDSIDLARKQIAEKNPDLENADEVAKEVGVGAVIFHDLKNYRRNAVNFKLEDVVKFEGETGPYVQYARARAESILRKGGIRDFSDVDLTKAGAEAWELISFLGQYSEAIKRAALNYDPSVIAKYALELAKKFNQYYAHTRILDKDEAQPARLALTQAVSDVLKSALDLLDIKAPDEM, encoded by the coding sequence ATGAGCGATAAGCAACAAGTTGCAGCTGCATTGGCACAAGCATTGCCAGAGATGGATGTTAAAGAAATTGAAGCTAAGATTGAACGGCCAAAAGATTCTAGTAATGGGGATTATGCTTTCCCGACATTCTTCTTAGCTAAGACCTTACATAAGGCACCGCAAATGATTGCAAGTGAGTTGGTTGAAAAGGTTGACCAAAACGGTTTTGAAAAGGTAGTTGTTGCAGGCCCATATATCAACTTCTTCCTTGATAAAGCCCAAGTTGGTGCTAAGATTTTGCAAACTATCTTAGCAGATCCTGAACATTATGGTGAGATTGATCTTGGTCACCAATCAAATGTTACGATTGATTATTCATCACCAAACATTGCTAAGCCGATGGGAATGGGGCACCTTCGTTCAACCATGATTGGTGAAGCTGTTGCCCGGATTCTTGAAAAAGTTAACTACAACTTGATTCGGATTGACTACCTTGGTGATTGGGGTACTCAATTTGGTAAGTTAATGGCTGCTTATGAGATGTGGGGAGACGAAGCGGAAGTTAAGAAGGATCCAATTAATACTTTGCTTAAGTACTATGTGCGGATCAATAATGAAGCTGACGAACATCCAGAATACACTGAAGCAGGTCGTAACTGGTTTGCTAAGCTTGAACATGGTGACGAAGAAGCATGGCGGCTTTGGCACTGGTTCCGTGAAGTTTCTCTTGAACGGTTCCAACGTGTTTATAAGATGCTAGATGTTAACTTCGACTCATTCAATGGGGAAGCTTTCTCTGCTCAAAAGATGGAAGAACCTATCCAATTGTTACGGGATAAGGACTTATTAAAGCCTAGTCGTGGTGCAGAAATTGTTGACCTTGATGAATATAACTTACCACCATTGCTAATCATCAAGAGTAATGGAACGACAACGTACATCACTCGTGACTTGGCAACTGCACTTTTCCGGAAGCGGATGTATGGTCATGCTAAGTCCCTCTACGTTGTTGGTGCCGAACAAGAAACTTACTTTAAGCAATTACGTGCGGCCTTAAAGGAAATGGGCTTCAACTGGTGGGATCAAATTGAACACATCTCCTTTGGTTTAATGAACTTAAACGGTAAGAAGATGTCTACGCGGAAGGGTAATGTTGTTTCCCTTGAAGATGTATTGAATGATTCTATTGATTTAGCACGGAAGCAAATTGCCGAAAAGAACCCTGACCTTGAAAACGCTGATGAAGTTGCTAAAGAAGTCGGTGTTGGTGCCGTTATCTTCCACGATTTAAAGAACTACCGTCGGAATGCCGTTAACTTCAAGCTTGAAGATGTTGTTAAGTTTGAAGGTGAAACTGGTCCTTATGTTCAATATGCTCGTGCTCGTGCTGAGAGTATCTTACGTAAGGGCGGTATTCGGGACTTTAGTGATGTTGACTTGACAAAGGCCGGTGCTGAAGCTTGGGAATTAATCAGCTTCCTTGGCCAATACAGCGAAGCAATCAAGCGGGCTGCATTAAACTACGATCCATCAGTAATCGCTAAGTATGCCCTTGAATTGGCTAAGAAGTTTAACCAATACTACGCTCACACTCGGATTCTTGATAAGGACGAAGCTCAACCAGCACGGTTAGCTCTTACTCAAGCAGTTAGTGATGTGCTCAAATCTGCCCTTGACTTACTTGATATCAAGGCGCCAGATGAGATGTAA